Proteins from one Panicum virgatum strain AP13 chromosome 7K, P.virgatum_v5, whole genome shotgun sequence genomic window:
- the LOC120639982 gene encoding pathogenesis-related protein 1B-like — MVAQFLSAINAARADAAVLPLSWNTTVAQRAKLSVSWLRASAGCDLSKKGGYPSGFHEAMTFFRGPNGHPTPADAVATWVSERQWYDRGADACAPGQECGSYKLVVAPEWRQLGCALVACPSGGAVAACGYTP, encoded by the coding sequence ATGGTCGCGCAGTTCTTGTCCGCGATCAacgccgcgcgcgccgacgCCGCGGTGCTGCCGCTGTCGTGGAACACGACGGTGGCGCAGCGCGCCAAACTGTCAGTGAGCTGGCTCCGTGCCTCGGCGGGCTGCGACCTGAGCAAGAAGGGCGGGTACCCGTCAGGCTTCCATGAGGCCATGACCTTCTTCCGAGGCCCCAACGGCCACCCCACGCCCGCGGACGCGGTGGCGACATGGGTGTCCGAACGCCAGTGGTATGACCGGGGTGCCGACGCGTGCGCACCCGGCCAGGAGTGCGGGAGCTACAAGCTGGTGGTGGCCCCGGAGTGGCGGCAGCTCGGGTGCGCACTGGTGGCCTGCCCGTCCggtggcgcggtggcagcgTGCGGGTACACACCGTGA
- the LOC120640436 gene encoding protein root UVB sensitive 1, chloroplastic-like: MSSPQSVLLLLPSCLPPPSPLARVTPRQPSSPPLTALRFPRLAAKLSPPPLAASPPPPGGFCGCGDTGGYDGGGGGGGGEGGGGTDPPDPGDGWWRRWLQTLHPEFLLLFLLLQSGAASALAEALGATGDDSVDVWEVRGGARTRLVPDPTWTAYLIAGDDGSKREEGDANGAGSSVDVAALRRQLERSWRRCTDVAVQLLLPDGYPHSVSSDYLKYSLWRAGQSVASQISGVLSTQALLYAVGLGKGAIPTAAAVNWVLKDGLGYLSKIMLSKFGRHFDVNPKGWRLFADLLENMAYGLEILTPVFPHLFVPIGAAAGAGRSAAALIQAATRSCFYAGFAAQRNFAEVIAKGEAQGMVSKFVGIGLGIVLANHIGSSVPLALISFAGVTAVHMYCNLKSYQSIQLRTLNPYRASLVFSEYLLSGQVPSVKEVNDEEPLFFNLSLGGSSKECKVLSAEAKDAADRICRRLQLGSKLSEIIETKEDACALFDLYKNEQYLLMDYKGKFCIVLKEGSSPEDMLKSLFHVSYLYWLERYMGFKPSKIASECRPGGRLEVSLDYAQREFSHVKHDGSVGGWVMDGLIARPLPVRIQVGDVTP; encoded by the exons ATGTCCTCGCCGCaatccgtcctcctcctcctcccttcctgtCTACCACCCCCATCTCCACTCGCTCGCGTCACCCCGCGCCAGCCCTCGTCGCCGCCCCTCACCGCCCTCCGAttcccccgcctcgccgccaagCTTTccccgccgcccctcgcggCGTCGCCCCCTCCACCTGGCGGCTTCTGCGGCTGTGGAGACACCGGCGGCTacgatggaggaggaggaggaggaggaggtgaaggCGGCGGAGGAACGGACCCTCCCGACCCCGGCGACGGGTGGTGGCGCCGGTGGCTCCAGACCCTCCACCCAGAGTTCCTCCTCCTGTTCCTGCTCCTCCAGTCGGGCGCCGCGTCTGCGCTCGCCGAGGCTCTCGGCGCCACAGGAGATGACTCGGTGGACGTGTGGGAGGTGAGGGGCGGCGCGCGCACGCGGCTCGTGCCGGACCCGACCTGGACCGCCTATCTCATCGCGGGGGACGACGGGTCGaagcgggaggaaggggatgccAATGGCGCAGGTTCCAGTGTGGACGTGGCCGCACTGCGGAGGCAGCTGGAGCGCTCGTGGCGCCGGTGCACCGATGTTGCTGTCCAGCTGCTGCTCCCCGACGGGTACCCACACAGCGTCAGCAGCGACTACCTCAAGTACTCGCTCTGGCGCGCCGGGCAGAGCGTGGCTAGCCAGATCAGCGGGGTGCTTTCCACTCAG GCACTTCTCTATGCGGTTGGGTTAGGGAAAGGAGCCATACCCACTGCAGCCGCAGTGAATTGGGTGCTGAAAGATGGGCTCGGATACTTGAGCAAGATCATGCTGTCCAAATTTGGCCGGCATTTCGATGTTAACCCCAAAGGATGGCGATTGTTTGCTGATCTTCTGGAGAACATGGCTTATGGGCTGGAAATTCTAACCCCAGTGTTCCCTCACCTGTTTGTTCCGATTGGGGCAGCTGCTGGAGCTGGTCGCTCGGCAGCTGCTTTGATACAG GCTGCCACCAGAAGTTGTTTCTATGCTGGATTTGCAGCCCAAAGGAACTTTGCTGAG GTTATTGCAAAGGGTGAAGCGCAAGGAATGGTTAGCAAGTTTGTTGGCATAGGGCTTGGCATTGTGTTAGCTAATCACATTGGCTCATCTGTGCCATTAGCTCTTATTTCGTTTGCCGGAGTTACTGCTGTCCACATGTATTGCAATCTAAAGTCATATCAATCAATTCAGCTGAGAACACTGAATCCGTACCGTGCAA GTTTGGTGTTTAGTGAATATCTATTAAGTGGACAAGTTCCATCAGTCAAAGAGGTTAACGATGAGGAACCTCTCTTCTTCAATCTGTCACTTGGTGGTTCAAGCAAA GAATGCAAGGTTTTATCAGCAGAAGCAAAAGATGCTGCAGATAGAATTTGTCGGCGGTTACAATTGGGTTCTAAGCTAAGTGAAATTATTGAGACTAAAGAAGATGCATGTGCATTGTTTGATCTCTACAAAAATGAGCAATACCTGCTTATGGATTACAAGGGAAAATTTTGT ATTGTACTTAAAGAGGGATCTTCTCCTGAAGACATGCTCAAATCTTTGTTTCATGTTAGCTATCTGTATTGGTTGGAAAGATATATGGGCTTCAAACCAAGCAAAATTGCCTCGGAGTGTAGGCCAGGTGGAAGGCTTGAAGTATCGCTGGATTATGCTCAGAGAGAATTCAGCCATGTGAAACATGATGGTTCTGTCGGTGGCTGGGTGATGGATGGTCTGATTGCGAGGCCCTTACCTGTAAGAATACAAGTAGGAGATGTTACTCCTTAG